A region of the Candidatus Hydrogenedentota bacterium genome:
GGCTCCAGTGCAGGCCATGGGGGTCGAGGCGCTATTGTAGCGCGCCTCGGAGAGAAGCGCCAATGGCCCGCACCGGAGCACGGAAGGGTTCGTCTAATTGCGGTCAGCGGCAACCGCAGGTGCGGACCTGCACGTAGTAGACTTGATACATCGGCCTGCCGCAATGGTCATAGCCGATGAACGCACGCCGCTGTTGCAGGCTGTAGGAACAACGATGCACCGGCGGACGGTAGACGGGGCCGCAGTGGGCTCCGCCGTAGTACCCGCCATAGTACCCGCCGGGGATGGGCGTGCGAATCACGCGTACACCCGCGTTGGCTTCCGGTGCAACGAATACCGTTACAAGTGCCAGCGTTACGGCCGCCAGCGTCGTCGAGATCCACTTGGGCGATAATTTCATGCTGCTAACCTCCTCAGGCCCTGCCTGATGTTACGTCGATGGCATATGGACGCAGGGCGGACCCCGAATATTCATTGGGGCGGTTCAGCGGATAGCGACGTGACGCGGCGGTTGATGTGAAGGACAGCAGACAACGTTTTACATCCGCGTGGCGCGGCGATCTATCTCATTCCGGAGCACGGCTATGTCCTCCGGGGTTGTGCCGCAGCAGCCGCCGATGATGCCGTGACCCAGGGCGTCGCACAGCGAATCCAGAGAAAGTCCGCGCAAGGGGTGGGGGTAATGCAGGGTCAGCCTGCCCGTGGCATCGGGTTGGCTGCCAGGCTGACCCGCGTTGGGTTTCAGCCAGAGGGGGCGTGCGCCCATTAAGTCACGCATGTCGGTCACGAGCGCGAGCAGACTCCCGGTCGCCGGAACGCAGTTCGCACCCACCATCGCCGCGCCTGCGTCGAGAGCGGAATTGAGGGCCTCTTCCACGGCGTGGCCCGACCACGTGTCGAAATGTCCGGTCGGGCCCTCGCGAAAAGCGAATGAGCACACGACCTCAAGGGTGCATGCCGACCGTGCCGCCTTCACGGCAATCAGCGCCTCTTTGAGATCGGTCATCGTTTCCAGCACGAGAAAGGAAGCGCCGGCGGCCGCCAGATGGGAGGCTTGTTCGCGGTACACCTCGGCCAGCGCGCCGTCATCGGGCTGGGTTCTTCCCGGTCCTCGAACCGGCCCCAACGCACCGGCGATGAGCCCCGAAGGGCGTCTGGTCGATGGGCGTGTCCGCAACGCATTCCGCGCAATCTCGACGGCCCGCGTGTTGATCGCGGCGGTGTTTTCTTCAAGACCGAAGGGTGTCAGTCGGGTGCGACTTGCGCCGAAGGAGTTTGTGGAGAGCATATCCGCGTGTGGGGCATATAGCCCGGCCACTTCCGCCACCGCGTCGGGCCGGCTTAGATTCCAGGAATCCGCGGGCTCTCGCAGCACGTCGAGCCCGCGGCGGATTAGTTCCGTGCCCCAGGCGCCGTCGGCAACCAGAAGGGCCTCCGACCGCAATCGCTCCATCAGTCCCGGCATGGCGGTCGCCCCACGGTTCAGGAGACAATTCCACGTTTGCTCAGCATCTCTTCCAGGCGGTCCAGATCGTCGCTGGTGTCCACGCTGAAGCCGCTCAGCAGGGAGTCTTTACACTGGGTGAGGACGACCTTAATCCGGTAGCCGTGTTCCAGGGCGCGGAGTTGCTCCAGGCGTTCCACCTGCTCCAGCGGCGTGGGGGGGAGCTTGGAGAAGGACTCCAGGAAGTCGCGCCGATAGAAAAACATGCCGATGTGCTCATAGACGCTGTGGGCCTTGTAGCCCCTGGGAAAAGGGATGAGCGCCCTGGAAAAATACATGGCCTCGCTCTTGAGATTGATGACCACCTTGACCACATCGGGGTTGTGGAGGTCGGTGGGGCTGGAGACGGCCCGCATCATGGTGGTCATGGGCAGATCGGGGTCCTGGAGCAGGGGCTCCACCCCCTCCCGGATCATGATGGGGTTCAGAAAAGGGTAATCTCCCTGAATGTTGACGACAATGTCGGCCTCCAGCGACTGGATGGCCTCCGCGAGGCGATCAGTGCCGCTGGCGTGGTTGGGCGAGGTCATGATCACCTCGCCGCCCAGCGCCTCCACAACGTCGGCGATACGCCGATCATCCGTGGCCACATAAAGCGCGTCCAGGATATCCGACTCTTTACATGCTTCATAGACCCGCTGGATCATGGGCTTTCCCAGGATGTCTTCGAGGGCCTTCCCCGGCAGCCGCGTGGAGGCGTACCGGGATGGGATAATACCAACTACTCTGGCCATAGCGTGCAGCATACTCCTCTGCGATCGTCGCGGCCAGCCTCCGGAGAGACCCTCAGGAAGGGTTCTCCCGTTGCCACGCCTCGGGAATGGTCGCGACGCAAACGTTTTCGTCACCCAGCAGGTGCGAAGCAAAAACGACCGACTTGCCGGCACGGTCAAAACCCACGTGGGGGTGGTTACCCTTTCCATAGGTCCGGTGGTTGCCCGTGAGCAATCTTGGACGGGTCGTCTTCCCTTCAAACAGCATGATATCACCATGCCAGTTGTCCGCGACAATCCATCGTCCGTCGTCGCTTCCATCGGCATGCCACCAATTGTAGCGGGAGATTTCCTCGGAAGATCCCCCCTTCCACCAGGCGCCCGTGCCCACTACCCGCACCGCGCCCGTCTTCATATCGAGTAATTTGACGTGCGAAATCTCCGTAGGTTTCGGAATTGTTCCGCCGCAGAAGATAATCTGGTCATTTACCCACCAGGATTCATGGGTTACAAGTTCATCCGGCCATTCATTGTAGGCCGCCCGGGGGTTGCCGTCCCGTGTGTCCACCACCATCAGGCGGGGCTTCCGGCCGGCAAAACTGAGCATAAAGGGGTCGGTATGGCTCCACTGCACGTGCTGTACAAC
Encoded here:
- a CDS encoding homocysteine S-methyltransferase family protein, translated to MPGLMERLRSEALLVADGAWGTELIRRGLDVLREPADSWNLSRPDAVAEVAGLYAPHADMLSTNSFGASRTRLTPFGLEENTAAINTRAVEIARNALRTRPSTRRPSGLIAGALGPVRGPGRTQPDDGALAEVYREQASHLAAAGASFLVLETMTDLKEALIAVKAARSACTLEVVCSFAFREGPTGHFDTWSGHAVEEALNSALDAGAAMVGANCVPATGSLLALVTDMRDLMGARPLWLKPNAGQPGSQPDATGRLTLHYPHPLRGLSLDSLCDALGHGIIGGCCGTTPEDIAVLRNEIDRRATRM
- the kdsB gene encoding 3-deoxy-manno-octulosonate cytidylyltransferase; amino-acid sequence: MARVVGIIPSRYASTRLPGKALEDILGKPMIQRVYEACKESDILDALYVATDDRRIADVVEALGGEVIMTSPNHASGTDRLAEAIQSLEADIVVNIQGDYPFLNPIMIREGVEPLLQDPDLPMTTMMRAVSSPTDLHNPDVVKVVINLKSEAMYFSRALIPFPRGYKAHSVYEHIGMFFYRRDFLESFSKLPPTPLEQVERLEQLRALEHGYRIKVVLTQCKDSLLSGFSVDTSDDLDRLEEMLSKRGIVS